From one Lycium ferocissimum isolate CSIRO_LF1 chromosome 5, AGI_CSIRO_Lferr_CH_V1, whole genome shotgun sequence genomic stretch:
- the LOC132057306 gene encoding uncharacterized protein LOC132057306 isoform X1: MEMEKKKKKMTGYNFKQLFKQQAKQRSKFSENAAKRVAQEEDHHEQVAIKDAHRVDVQRGKQISENAVKRVAQEEDHHEQVAIKDANRVKARREKQTSENRCSESATKRVAQEQDHHEDVTIKDAHRYTLKSKFIEYWVPVKLSNEQIEQYCLCLVSNSAWLRSCLKNDMPSSPHDILVSTRKSCDHPYLEDDGSLQDIVMKGKSVDQQFDAEIKLSGKMELLYKILQEIKQQGQRVLILFRCLGRSGVISVGDILDDIVYRIFGEDSYTRISENFNPRMKEAAFNKFNNKGSGKFAVLMETRACSSSVKLLGIDIVVLFNSDWDPNNDLRYLQKISVYSQLEHIKLLRLYSCFTVEEKALILAKQGLTIDSNIENVKQAACRELLTWGASYLFNMHDCFYVQSSISKRLSEVAALDDVFAEFLGLMSSNCENSDYNSCSKILKVQQNGGTYTSKISLLGELELQRMNDDSYLVRGLLENESPQVFWTNLLCGRVPRWKHLPSLSGGIRRKVRFQGDLYQPSKGEQVSEKEGNKVHLTPVRKLRTKRKLHVQGKRHKLGTSHFSDGNKHKFRRLATDKVQSQVCSTMVDQHPSEISSMQSNQPPDANTSASTHRDQAHQFVPTDLQLEDSNWPIDSSIQQSIGNLPLQQNTSIDAVNGSSMRSRNNHEDQCRPDASPNTPNLSQSPYVQPLQTEMERIQKERGHIKKLHEDMKLLLKSEFEKELDLLKKKYDLLHQIAEMDFARKQKELDTIYDKVHVHKLLAEAMTQVEDTADTFDVVGKTITGTGQSSPNRPSSVPAMTAFISEPVNSEHPPADPQISSENFPMPAIPSPNAEFPRMEESAVVPRTSARATLQTESSANLPRSGSHVSMTPTPNYQSVILTPSTSFPCQRSIQTLSYVENPRAGCEQRRPAPHLRPFRPLPTINSCNSSLLPKNSVHNEDVVGRTIAGTGQSSPNIRSSIPAMTASISEPVNSEHRAADPQISFENFPMAAIPYPNAEFPRVEESAVVPRTSARATLQTESFANLPTSGSHVSVTPTLNYQSVILTPSTSFPSQLPIQTLSYAANPGAGCEQRRSAPYLRPFRALPTMNSCNSSLFPNNLVHNEGDETSHWYDQIGF, encoded by the exons ATGGagatggagaagaagaagaagaaaatgactgGCTACAACTTTAAACAATTGTTTAaacaacaagcaaaacaaaGATCAAAGTTCTcag AAAATGCTGCCAAAAGGGTGGCTCAAGAGGAAGACCACCATGAACAAGTAGCCATAAAAGATGCACACAG GGTGGATGTGCAAAGAGGGAAGCAAATCTCAg AAAATGCTGTCAAAAGGGTGGCTCAAGAGGAAGACCACCATGAACAAGTAGCCATAAAAGATGCAAACAG GGTGAAAGCGCGAAGAGAGAAACAAACCTCAG aaaaTCGCTGTTCAGAAAGTGCTACTAAAAGGGTGGCTCAAGAGCAAGATCACCATGAAGATGTAACTATAAAAGATGCACACAG GTACACCTTGAAATCCAAGTTCATTGAATACTGGGTTCCTGTCAAACTCTCGAATGAACAAATTGAGCAATATTGCCTTTGCCTCGTTTCAAATTCAGCATGGCTTCGCTCATGTTTGAAGAATGATATGCCAAGCTCCCCCCATGATATACTTGTATCTACCAGGAAG TCTTGTGATCACCCGTACCTCGAAGATGATGGTTCTCTTCAGGACATAGTTATGAAAGGCAAATCTGTAGATCAGCAATTTGATGCTGAAATTAAACTAAGTGGAAAAATGGAACTCCTCTATAAGATTCTTCAGGAGATCAAACAGCAAGGACAAAGAGTCCTCATTCTTTTTCGG TGTCTTGGTCGCTCGGGTGTTATATCTGTCGGGGATATCTTGGATGATATTGTTTATCGGATATTTGGTGAGGATTCTTATACGCGCATTAGTGAGAATTTTAATCCTAGAATGAAGGAAGCTGCCTTTAACAAGTTCAACAATAAGGGAAGTGGGAAGTTCGCTGTTTTGATGGAAACCCGTGCTTGTAGTTCCAGTGTTAAGCTTTTGGGAATAgatattgttgttttgtttaaCAGTGACTGGGACCCAAATAATGATTTAAGATACCTGCAGAAGATCTCAGTATATTCACAGTTGGAGCATATAAAGTTACTCCGTCTATATTCATGTTTTACTGTTGAAGAGAAAGCACTAATTCTTGCAAAGCAAGGTCTGACAATTGACAGTAATATAGAGAATGTAAAACAGGCAGCTTGCCGTGAGCTGCTAACTTGGGGTGCCTCTTATCTTTTCAATATGCATGATTGTTTCTATGTACAATCTTCAATCTCAAAGAGATTATCTGAAGTTGCTGCTTTAGATGATGTCTTTGCTGAATTTTTAGGCCTAATGTCTAGTAACTGTGAGAACAGTGATTATAACAGCTGTTCAAAGATATTGAAAGTACAGCAGAATGGAGGGACTTATACAAGTAAAATATCTCTACTTGGTGAACTGGAATTGCAACGAATGAATGATGATTCTTATTTAGTGAGAGGATTGTTGGAGAATGAATCTCCCCAGGTTTTCTGGACAAATCTGCTGTGTGGAAGGGTTCCTAGGTGGAAACACTTGCCGAGTCTATCAGGAGGGATTCGAAGGAAAGTTAGATTCCAGGGTGATTTGTATCAGCCATCTAAAGGGGAACAAGTTTCTGAAAAAGAGGGAAATAAAGTTCATCTTACTCCAGTGCGCAAGTTAAGGACGAAAAGGAAATTGCATGTTCAGGGAAAGAGACACAAACTTG GGACGTCTCATTTTTCTGATGGTAATAAGCATAAATTCAGGCGTCTTGCTACTGACAAGGTTCAGTCCCAAGTTTGCTCAACCATGGTTGATCAGCATCCAAGCGAAATTAGTTCAATGCAATCGAATCAG CCACCGGATGCCAATACGTCCGCCTCTACTCACCGTGATCAAGCTCATCAATTTGTGCCCACTGACCTTCAGTTGGAGGATTCGAATTGGCCAATAGACTCTTCTATTCAGCAGTCTATAGGAAATTTGCCACTGCAACAAAACACGAGTATTGATGCAGTAAACGGTTCTAGTATGAGAAGCAGAAACAACCACGAAGATCAATGCCGTCCTGATGCCTCTCCAAATACACCTAATCTGTCTCAATCCCCTTACGTACAGCCACTTCAAACAGAGATGGAGAGGATACAAAAGGAGAGAGGACACATTAAGAAATTGCACGAAGATATG AAATTGTTGCTGAAATCTGAATTTGAGAAAGAACTAGATTTGTTAAAGAAGAAGTATGATTTGCTGCATCAGATTGCTGAAATGGACTTTGCTCGAAAGCAAAAAGAACTTGATACGATCTATGACAAAGTGCATGTACATAAATTACTAGCTGAAGCTATGACACAAGTAGAAGATACTGCTGATACATTTG ATGTTGTTGGGAAGACTATTACCGGAACTGGACAATCATCACCAAACAGACCAAGTAGTGTCCCAGCAATGACTGCATTCATCTCAGAACCTGTCAACTCAGAGCACCCACCTgctgatcctcaaatatcctctGAGAATTTTCCAATGCCTGCTATTCCATCTCCAAATGCTGAATTTCCTAGAATGGAAGAGTCAGCAGTAGTTCCGCGGACAAGTGCAAGGGCCACTCTGCAAACGGAATCCTCTGCTAATCTGCCAAGAAGTGGTTCACATGTGAGCATGACCCCAACACCAAACTATCAGTCCGTCATCCTTACTCCATCAACTAGCTTTCCATGTCAACGCTCGATTCAAACATTGAGTTATGTGGAGAACCCTAGAGCAGGCTGTGAACAACGGAGACCAGCTCCGCATCTGAGACCATTTAGACCACTGCCAACAATTAATTCTTGCAATTCCAGCCTGTTGCCCAAGAACTCAGTGCACAATGAAG ATGTTGTTGGGAGGACTATTGCCGGAACTGGACAATCATCACCAAACATACGAAGTAGTATCCCGGCAATGACTGCATCCATCTCAGAACCTGTCAACTCAGAGCATCGAGCTgctgatcctcaaatatcctttgAGAATTTTCCAATGGCTGCCATTCCATATCCGAATGCTGAATTTCCTAGAGTGGAAGAGTCAGCTGTAGTTCCGCGGACAAGTGCAAGGGCCACTCTGCAAACGGAATCCTTTGCTAATCTGCCAACAAGTGGCTCACATGTCAGTGTGACCCCAACACTAAACTATCAGTCCGTCATCCTTACACCATCAACAAGCTTTCCAAGTCAACTCCCTATTCAAACTTTGAGTTATGCGGCGAACCCTGGAGCAGGCTGTGAACAACGGAGATCAGCTCCTTATCTGAGACCTTTTAGAGCACTGCCAACAATGAATTCTTGCAATTCCAGCCTGTTTCCCAACAACTTAGTGCACAATGAAGGTGATGAAACTTCTCATTGGTATGACCAAATAGGATTTTGA
- the LOC132057306 gene encoding uncharacterized protein LOC132057306 isoform X2, translated as MEMEKKKKKMTGYNFKQLFKQQAKQRSKFSENAVKRVAQEEDHHEQVAIKDANRVKARREKQTSENRCSESATKRVAQEQDHHEDVTIKDAHRYTLKSKFIEYWVPVKLSNEQIEQYCLCLVSNSAWLRSCLKNDMPSSPHDILVSTRKSCDHPYLEDDGSLQDIVMKGKSVDQQFDAEIKLSGKMELLYKILQEIKQQGQRVLILFRCLGRSGVISVGDILDDIVYRIFGEDSYTRISENFNPRMKEAAFNKFNNKGSGKFAVLMETRACSSSVKLLGIDIVVLFNSDWDPNNDLRYLQKISVYSQLEHIKLLRLYSCFTVEEKALILAKQGLTIDSNIENVKQAACRELLTWGASYLFNMHDCFYVQSSISKRLSEVAALDDVFAEFLGLMSSNCENSDYNSCSKILKVQQNGGTYTSKISLLGELELQRMNDDSYLVRGLLENESPQVFWTNLLCGRVPRWKHLPSLSGGIRRKVRFQGDLYQPSKGEQVSEKEGNKVHLTPVRKLRTKRKLHVQGKRHKLGTSHFSDGNKHKFRRLATDKVQSQVCSTMVDQHPSEISSMQSNQPPDANTSASTHRDQAHQFVPTDLQLEDSNWPIDSSIQQSIGNLPLQQNTSIDAVNGSSMRSRNNHEDQCRPDASPNTPNLSQSPYVQPLQTEMERIQKERGHIKKLHEDMKLLLKSEFEKELDLLKKKYDLLHQIAEMDFARKQKELDTIYDKVHVHKLLAEAMTQVEDTADTFDVVGKTITGTGQSSPNRPSSVPAMTAFISEPVNSEHPPADPQISSENFPMPAIPSPNAEFPRMEESAVVPRTSARATLQTESSANLPRSGSHVSMTPTPNYQSVILTPSTSFPCQRSIQTLSYVENPRAGCEQRRPAPHLRPFRPLPTINSCNSSLLPKNSVHNEDVVGRTIAGTGQSSPNIRSSIPAMTASISEPVNSEHRAADPQISFENFPMAAIPYPNAEFPRVEESAVVPRTSARATLQTESFANLPTSGSHVSVTPTLNYQSVILTPSTSFPSQLPIQTLSYAANPGAGCEQRRSAPYLRPFRALPTMNSCNSSLFPNNLVHNEGDETSHWYDQIGF; from the exons ATGGagatggagaagaagaagaagaaaatgactgGCTACAACTTTAAACAATTGTTTAaacaacaagcaaaacaaaGATCAAAGTTCTcag AAAATGCTGTCAAAAGGGTGGCTCAAGAGGAAGACCACCATGAACAAGTAGCCATAAAAGATGCAAACAG GGTGAAAGCGCGAAGAGAGAAACAAACCTCAG aaaaTCGCTGTTCAGAAAGTGCTACTAAAAGGGTGGCTCAAGAGCAAGATCACCATGAAGATGTAACTATAAAAGATGCACACAG GTACACCTTGAAATCCAAGTTCATTGAATACTGGGTTCCTGTCAAACTCTCGAATGAACAAATTGAGCAATATTGCCTTTGCCTCGTTTCAAATTCAGCATGGCTTCGCTCATGTTTGAAGAATGATATGCCAAGCTCCCCCCATGATATACTTGTATCTACCAGGAAG TCTTGTGATCACCCGTACCTCGAAGATGATGGTTCTCTTCAGGACATAGTTATGAAAGGCAAATCTGTAGATCAGCAATTTGATGCTGAAATTAAACTAAGTGGAAAAATGGAACTCCTCTATAAGATTCTTCAGGAGATCAAACAGCAAGGACAAAGAGTCCTCATTCTTTTTCGG TGTCTTGGTCGCTCGGGTGTTATATCTGTCGGGGATATCTTGGATGATATTGTTTATCGGATATTTGGTGAGGATTCTTATACGCGCATTAGTGAGAATTTTAATCCTAGAATGAAGGAAGCTGCCTTTAACAAGTTCAACAATAAGGGAAGTGGGAAGTTCGCTGTTTTGATGGAAACCCGTGCTTGTAGTTCCAGTGTTAAGCTTTTGGGAATAgatattgttgttttgtttaaCAGTGACTGGGACCCAAATAATGATTTAAGATACCTGCAGAAGATCTCAGTATATTCACAGTTGGAGCATATAAAGTTACTCCGTCTATATTCATGTTTTACTGTTGAAGAGAAAGCACTAATTCTTGCAAAGCAAGGTCTGACAATTGACAGTAATATAGAGAATGTAAAACAGGCAGCTTGCCGTGAGCTGCTAACTTGGGGTGCCTCTTATCTTTTCAATATGCATGATTGTTTCTATGTACAATCTTCAATCTCAAAGAGATTATCTGAAGTTGCTGCTTTAGATGATGTCTTTGCTGAATTTTTAGGCCTAATGTCTAGTAACTGTGAGAACAGTGATTATAACAGCTGTTCAAAGATATTGAAAGTACAGCAGAATGGAGGGACTTATACAAGTAAAATATCTCTACTTGGTGAACTGGAATTGCAACGAATGAATGATGATTCTTATTTAGTGAGAGGATTGTTGGAGAATGAATCTCCCCAGGTTTTCTGGACAAATCTGCTGTGTGGAAGGGTTCCTAGGTGGAAACACTTGCCGAGTCTATCAGGAGGGATTCGAAGGAAAGTTAGATTCCAGGGTGATTTGTATCAGCCATCTAAAGGGGAACAAGTTTCTGAAAAAGAGGGAAATAAAGTTCATCTTACTCCAGTGCGCAAGTTAAGGACGAAAAGGAAATTGCATGTTCAGGGAAAGAGACACAAACTTG GGACGTCTCATTTTTCTGATGGTAATAAGCATAAATTCAGGCGTCTTGCTACTGACAAGGTTCAGTCCCAAGTTTGCTCAACCATGGTTGATCAGCATCCAAGCGAAATTAGTTCAATGCAATCGAATCAG CCACCGGATGCCAATACGTCCGCCTCTACTCACCGTGATCAAGCTCATCAATTTGTGCCCACTGACCTTCAGTTGGAGGATTCGAATTGGCCAATAGACTCTTCTATTCAGCAGTCTATAGGAAATTTGCCACTGCAACAAAACACGAGTATTGATGCAGTAAACGGTTCTAGTATGAGAAGCAGAAACAACCACGAAGATCAATGCCGTCCTGATGCCTCTCCAAATACACCTAATCTGTCTCAATCCCCTTACGTACAGCCACTTCAAACAGAGATGGAGAGGATACAAAAGGAGAGAGGACACATTAAGAAATTGCACGAAGATATG AAATTGTTGCTGAAATCTGAATTTGAGAAAGAACTAGATTTGTTAAAGAAGAAGTATGATTTGCTGCATCAGATTGCTGAAATGGACTTTGCTCGAAAGCAAAAAGAACTTGATACGATCTATGACAAAGTGCATGTACATAAATTACTAGCTGAAGCTATGACACAAGTAGAAGATACTGCTGATACATTTG ATGTTGTTGGGAAGACTATTACCGGAACTGGACAATCATCACCAAACAGACCAAGTAGTGTCCCAGCAATGACTGCATTCATCTCAGAACCTGTCAACTCAGAGCACCCACCTgctgatcctcaaatatcctctGAGAATTTTCCAATGCCTGCTATTCCATCTCCAAATGCTGAATTTCCTAGAATGGAAGAGTCAGCAGTAGTTCCGCGGACAAGTGCAAGGGCCACTCTGCAAACGGAATCCTCTGCTAATCTGCCAAGAAGTGGTTCACATGTGAGCATGACCCCAACACCAAACTATCAGTCCGTCATCCTTACTCCATCAACTAGCTTTCCATGTCAACGCTCGATTCAAACATTGAGTTATGTGGAGAACCCTAGAGCAGGCTGTGAACAACGGAGACCAGCTCCGCATCTGAGACCATTTAGACCACTGCCAACAATTAATTCTTGCAATTCCAGCCTGTTGCCCAAGAACTCAGTGCACAATGAAG ATGTTGTTGGGAGGACTATTGCCGGAACTGGACAATCATCACCAAACATACGAAGTAGTATCCCGGCAATGACTGCATCCATCTCAGAACCTGTCAACTCAGAGCATCGAGCTgctgatcctcaaatatcctttgAGAATTTTCCAATGGCTGCCATTCCATATCCGAATGCTGAATTTCCTAGAGTGGAAGAGTCAGCTGTAGTTCCGCGGACAAGTGCAAGGGCCACTCTGCAAACGGAATCCTTTGCTAATCTGCCAACAAGTGGCTCACATGTCAGTGTGACCCCAACACTAAACTATCAGTCCGTCATCCTTACACCATCAACAAGCTTTCCAAGTCAACTCCCTATTCAAACTTTGAGTTATGCGGCGAACCCTGGAGCAGGCTGTGAACAACGGAGATCAGCTCCTTATCTGAGACCTTTTAGAGCACTGCCAACAATGAATTCTTGCAATTCCAGCCTGTTTCCCAACAACTTAGTGCACAATGAAGGTGATGAAACTTCTCATTGGTATGACCAAATAGGATTTTGA